A segment of the Candidatus Brevundimonas phytovorans genome:
GCCGTGTCGCGCGACGAACTGCTGGCCGAGCCGATCCCGGCCTCTGACAACCCCGAGGAACTGAGCGTGCGCCAACGTCTGCGCCTGTCGGCGGTGGCCGAGCGCGCGCCCGACATCATGCGTTCCTATCAGCCGGGCCTGACCGGCTCGGGCCGGGTCGGCGGCGCCGTTTCCAGCCACGGTTCGCCCTGGGACTATGACCGCCGCGTGCCGATCATCTTCTGGTGGCCGGGCGCCGAGGGTCAGGAACGCTTCCTGCCGATGCGCACCATCGACATCGCTCCGACCCTGGCCCACCTGATCGGAGTCAAGCCGACGGACGCGGTGGACGGCCGCTGCATGGACCTGCCGCAGTTCGCCAATGGGCGTTGCGAGACGGCCAAACCGTAAGCCGCGCTCATAAACTCGTGTTTCGGGCCGGGGGCGTGGTCTTACGTCCCCGGCGTTTCGTTGGCACAAGAGGGACAAGGCCTCTGAGGGGAGGTCATGGCCGTCAGAGCCGCTTCGAGGAAACACCATGAACAGAGCCCGCCGCGCGCGCATTGTTGCGACCCTGGGACCCGCGAGCCGTTCGCCCGCGACCGTCAAGGCGCTGGCCCAGGCCGGGGTGGACGTCTTCCGCCTGAACTTCAGCCACGGCTCGCACGAGGATCACGCCGCCGCCTTCAAGGCCGTGCGCGGGGCCGAGATGGCGCTGAAGCGCCCGCTGGGAATCTTGGCCGACCTGCAGGGCCCCAAGCTGCGGCTGGGCCGGTTCGTCGATGTCGAGATCGCCATCAGGCCGGGCCACAAGATGCGCTTCGACCTGAACCCCGAGCTGGGCGACGAGACACGGGTGCAGATGCCGCACCCGGAAATCTTCAAGGCCCTGCGCACCGGCATGCTGCTGCTGATCGACGACGGGCGCATCCGCCTGCGGGTCGGCGAACGCACCGACGAATGGGCCGACGTGACGGTCGAGAGCGGCTCGAAACTGTCGGACCGCAAGGGCGTGGCGGTGCCGGAGGCCGTCATTCCGGTGTCGGCCCTGACGCCCAAGGACCGCGAGGATCTGGCTTTCGCCCTGCGTCTAGGCGTCGACTGGGTGGCCCTCAGCTTCGTGCAGCAGGCCGAGGACATGGCCGAGCTGAAGCGGATTGTGAACGGCCGCGCCGCCTGCATGGCCAAGATCGAAAAGCCCCAGGCGCTGAACGATCTGGAGAGCATTCTCGACTACTGCGACGGCGTCATGGTCGCGCGCGGCGATCTGGGCGTCGAGATGGAGCCGGAAGAAGTGCCGGTGGCGCAGAAGAAGATCCTGCGCGCCGCCCGCCAGCGCGGCGTGCCCGCCATCGTGGCCACGCAGATGCTGGAATCCATGACCAGCTCGCCGGCCCCGACGCGGGCCGAGGCGTCCGATGTGGCCAACGCCGTCTATGAGGGCGCCGACGCCCTGATGCTGTCGGCGGAGACCGCGTCCGGCGACTATCCGATGGAGGCGGTGCAGATCATGAACCGCATCATGGAGCGGGTGGAGCAGGATCCCCTGTGGCCCGGCCTGATGGACGCCGAGCATGCGGGCATGGACATCCACGACGTCGACGCCCTGGTGGCGGCGGCGAGGAAGGCGGCGGAGGCGGCCTCGACCGCCTGCATGGTGGTGTTCACGACCCTGGGGGGCACGGCGCGGCGGATGTCGCGCGAGCGGCCCTTGCAGCCGGTGCTGGCCCTGACGCCCAAGCCCGAGACGGCGCGTCGTCTGGCGCTGGTCTGGGGGCTGGAGCCACGTCTGGGCGAACAGCCGACCTCGCTGGAAGGCCTGACCGACGACGCGGTCGAAAGCGCCATGATCTATGGCCTGGCCGAGGCCGGTCAGCGCATCCTGATCCTGGCCGGAACGCCTTTCGGCGCGCCGGGGGCCGCGAATCTGTTGCGTCTGGCCCATGCTCCGGCCCATGTTCCGGGAAAGGTGAAGCGCGGCCAGGACTGAGGTATTATTCCTCCCCTGTGCAGCGTCAGCGAAACGGGGGAGGGGGACCGCGCAGCGGTGGAGGGGGCGACCCTGAAACGCAGCGCTGGCTTTCGGCCCCCTCCACCATCCTTCGGATGGTCCCCCTCCCCCGCAAAGGGACGGGGGAGGATCGGAGAACGAATGATCAAGTACATCGGCTCAAAGCGCGCGCTTCTGGGCCATGTCACGGGTGCGGTTCGCGCCGCCCTGCCGGACGGCGGGACGGTCTGCGACCTGTTTTCCGGCTCGGCCCGCGTCGGTCATGCCCTGAAGGGGCAGGGGTTCCGCGTCTGGTCCAACGACCACAACGCCTATGCCCACACCCTCGCCACGGCCTATGTCCAGGCCGACCGTGAGCGCT
Coding sequences within it:
- the pyk gene encoding pyruvate kinase translates to MNRARRARIVATLGPASRSPATVKALAQAGVDVFRLNFSHGSHEDHAAAFKAVRGAEMALKRPLGILADLQGPKLRLGRFVDVEIAIRPGHKMRFDLNPELGDETRVQMPHPEIFKALRTGMLLLIDDGRIRLRVGERTDEWADVTVESGSKLSDRKGVAVPEAVIPVSALTPKDREDLAFALRLGVDWVALSFVQQAEDMAELKRIVNGRAACMAKIEKPQALNDLESILDYCDGVMVARGDLGVEMEPEEVPVAQKKILRAARQRGVPAIVATQMLESMTSSPAPTRAEASDVANAVYEGADALMLSAETASGDYPMEAVQIMNRIMERVEQDPLWPGLMDAEHAGMDIHDVDALVAAARKAAEAASTACMVVFTTLGGTARRMSRERPLQPVLALTPKPETARRLALVWGLEPRLGEQPTSLEGLTDDAVESAMIYGLAEAGQRILILAGTPFGAPGAANLLRLAHAPAHVPGKVKRGQD